A portion of the Celeribacter baekdonensis genome contains these proteins:
- a CDS encoding adenine phosphoribosyltransferase, with protein MKTVKDYIRTIVDFPHEGIMFRDVTTLFADPRGMRLAVDQMLAPYVGMQIDKVVGLEARGFILGGAIAHQLAIGFVPIRKKGKLPGRVISEGYTLEYGEAVVEIHDDAIQPGEKILVVDDLLATGGTAAAGIKLVERLGGEIVGCAFIVDLPELGGRAVLENLGYDIHALCQFEGT; from the coding sequence ATGAAAACCGTCAAAGATTACATCCGCACCATCGTCGATTTTCCACATGAAGGGATCATGTTTCGCGATGTGACCACACTCTTTGCCGACCCGCGCGGGATGCGTTTGGCGGTTGATCAGATGCTTGCGCCCTATGTCGGGATGCAGATTGATAAAGTCGTGGGGTTAGAGGCACGCGGGTTTATTTTGGGCGGCGCGATTGCCCACCAACTCGCCATCGGCTTTGTCCCGATCCGCAAAAAAGGCAAACTGCCGGGGCGGGTGATTTCCGAAGGCTACACACTTGAATACGGCGAAGCGGTTGTCGAAATTCATGACGACGCGATCCAACCGGGGGAAAAAATTCTTGTGGTTGATGATCTTTTGGCGACGGGGGGCACGGCGGCGGCCGGGATCAAATTGGTCGAACGTCTGGGCGGCGAAATCGTTGGCTGTGCCTTTATTGTCGATCTGCCGGAGTTGGGCGGTCGGGCTGTTTTGGAAAATTTAGGCTATGACATCCACGCCCTGTGCCAATTTGAGGGCACGTGA